One Stenotrophomonas oahuensis genomic region harbors:
- the petA gene encoding ubiquinol-cytochrome c reductase iron-sulfur subunit: protein MANDGVNDPVNTGRRRFLSATTAVVGAVGVGFAAVPFIKSWNPSARAQLAGAPVIADISALQEGQRLVLEWRGQPIWIVKRSKAILEALPGLDGRLKDPESGEKDQQPDYVLKENPEFRSIKSDVSVLVGLCTHLGCSPEMVAEIRPEPYDPEWKGGYFCPCHKSRFDMSGRVFKDVPAPINLLVPPHHYQDDNTIVIGVDPQGAA from the coding sequence ATGGCCAACGATGGGGTAAACGATCCAGTCAACACTGGTCGTCGACGATTTCTTTCCGCAACCACTGCGGTGGTGGGTGCCGTCGGCGTCGGGTTTGCAGCAGTTCCGTTCATCAAGTCCTGGAATCCCAGCGCCCGCGCCCAATTGGCCGGTGCACCGGTGATCGCCGACATCAGCGCATTGCAGGAAGGCCAGCGGCTGGTTCTGGAGTGGCGCGGTCAGCCGATCTGGATCGTCAAGCGCTCCAAGGCCATCCTGGAGGCGCTGCCCGGTCTGGACGGTCGCCTGAAGGACCCCGAGTCCGGCGAGAAAGACCAGCAGCCGGACTACGTGCTGAAGGAAAATCCCGAATTCCGGTCGATCAAGTCCGATGTCTCGGTGCTGGTCGGGCTGTGCACCCATCTGGGCTGCTCACCGGAAATGGTCGCGGAAATCCGCCCCGAGCCTTACGACCCGGAATGGAAGGGCGGCTACTTCTGCCCCTGCCACAAGTCGCGCTTCGATATGTCCGGCCGCGTCTTCAAGGACGTGCCGGCCCCGATCAATCTGCTGGTGCCTCCGCACCACTACCAGGACGACAACACCATCGTCATTGGCGTTGACCCGCAGGGGGCGGCTTGA
- a CDS encoding cytochrome c1, producing the protein MTDHWIVRLACAAMLMLASTVAGAAEGGKTLQAGNDLGDRASLQRGAQLYMNYCSGCHALKYLRYSRMAKDLGLSEEEVMNNLNFTGAAIGETVGVTLPKAEAEKWFGKMPPDLTLISRVRGSDWVYTYLKSFYLDPGRPLGWNNALFPNASMPNPLWEMQGLQHAVHGKPESPGADPPVTGLNIVQPGNVDAGQYDQAVRDITNFLEYAGEPAALKRQQLGVWVILFLAFLTFLLYLLKKEYWKDVH; encoded by the coding sequence ATGACTGACCATTGGATTGTGCGGCTGGCCTGCGCGGCCATGCTGATGCTGGCCAGCACCGTGGCCGGTGCCGCCGAGGGCGGCAAGACGCTGCAGGCCGGCAATGACCTGGGCGACCGTGCGTCGCTGCAGCGCGGCGCGCAGTTGTACATGAACTACTGCTCCGGCTGCCACGCACTGAAATACCTGCGCTATTCGCGCATGGCCAAGGACCTGGGCCTGTCCGAGGAAGAGGTGATGAACAACCTCAACTTCACCGGCGCGGCCATCGGCGAAACCGTAGGGGTGACCCTGCCCAAGGCCGAGGCCGAGAAGTGGTTCGGCAAGATGCCGCCCGATCTCACCCTGATTTCGCGGGTGCGCGGCAGTGACTGGGTCTACACCTACCTCAAGTCGTTCTATCTGGATCCCGGCCGGCCGCTGGGCTGGAACAACGCGCTGTTCCCGAATGCGTCCATGCCCAACCCGCTGTGGGAAATGCAGGGCCTGCAGCACGCGGTGCACGGCAAGCCCGAGTCACCCGGGGCCGATCCGCCGGTGACCGGGCTGAACATTGTGCAGCCGGGCAATGTGGACGCTGGCCAGTATGACCAGGCGGTTCGGGACATCACCAATTTCCTCGAGTACGCCGGTGAACCGGCCGCGCTCAAGCGCCAGCAGCTGGGCGTCTGGGTGATTCTGTTCCTGGCCTTCCTGACCTTCCTGTTGTATCTGCTGAAGAAGGAATACTGGAAAGACGTGCACTGA
- a CDS encoding ClpXP protease specificity-enhancing factor translates to MTEDTFRMTSHRPYLLRALVQWINDNQLTPHILVDAGMPGVQVPPSAIKDGRVVLNIADRAVMGLEIDNTWVSFAARFSGVSHPVQVPISAVLAVYARETGQGMALPDDIPGHEPSLDDDDTPPDDTPTPDDTPPKPSGGRPHLRVVK, encoded by the coding sequence ATGACTGAAGATACATTCCGCATGACCAGCCACCGCCCGTACCTGCTGCGGGCGCTGGTGCAATGGATCAACGACAACCAGCTCACCCCGCATATCCTGGTCGACGCCGGCATGCCGGGCGTGCAGGTGCCGCCCAGCGCGATCAAGGACGGCCGGGTAGTGCTGAACATCGCCGACCGTGCCGTGATGGGGCTGGAGATCGACAACACCTGGGTCAGCTTCGCAGCACGCTTTTCCGGCGTGAGCCACCCGGTGCAGGTGCCGATTTCGGCCGTACTGGCCGTCTATGCCCGCGAAACCGGCCAGGGCATGGCGCTGCCCGACGATATTCCGGGGCATGAGCCCAGCCTGGACGACGACGATACGCCGCCGGATGACACGCCCACCCCGGACGACACCCCGCCCAAGCCCAGTGGCGGCCGTCCGCATCTGCGCGTGGTGAAATGA
- the purE gene encoding 5-(carboxyamino)imidazole ribonucleotide mutase, whose amino-acid sequence MTPNPAVPLVGIIMGSRSDWETMQHAAQKLDALGVPYEVKVVSAHRTPDVLFTYAEQAGARGLRAIIAGAGGAAHLPGMVAAKTAVPVLGVPVQSKALNGMDSLLSIVQMPAGIPVATFAIGNAGASNAALFAAALLAPEQPAIGQALEAFRSRQTEDVMAHDDPRQ is encoded by the coding sequence ATGACCCCCAACCCCGCAGTGCCGCTCGTCGGCATCATCATGGGCTCCCGCTCGGACTGGGAAACCATGCAGCACGCCGCGCAGAAGCTCGATGCCCTCGGTGTTCCCTATGAAGTGAAGGTGGTCTCGGCGCATCGTACGCCGGACGTGCTGTTCACCTACGCCGAACAGGCCGGCGCACGCGGTCTGCGCGCCATCATCGCCGGCGCTGGCGGTGCCGCGCACCTGCCGGGCATGGTCGCGGCCAAGACCGCGGTGCCGGTGCTGGGTGTGCCGGTGCAGTCCAAGGCCCTCAACGGCATGGATTCACTGCTGTCTATCGTGCAGATGCCGGCTGGCATTCCGGTCGCTACCTTCGCCATCGGCAACGCCGGGGCATCGAACGCGGCCTTGTTCGCGGCTGCGCTGCTGGCACCGGAGCAGCCGGCCATCGGCCAGGCGCTGGAAGCCTTCCGCTCGCGCCAGACCGAAGACGTCATGGCCCACGACGACCCGCGCCAATGA
- a CDS encoding cytochrome b, protein MANILSRTATGVADWVNERAPGLMPMYRKHVSEYYAPKNFNIWYYFGSLALLILVNQILTGIFLTMHYKTSAAEAFTSVELTIMRDVDWGWLIRYMHSTGASLFFIVVYLHMFRGLLYGSYKKPRELVWILGMLIYLVLMAEAFMGYVLPWGQMSFWGAKVIISLFGAIPVIGNGLTEWIMGDYLPSDATVNRFFALHVIALPLVLLLLVVLHIGALHEVGSNNPDGVEIKKGPKGNRWSATAPADGIPFHPYYTLKDAVGAGFLLVIAAFIIFFAPGFGGLFLEHDNFTEANRLVTPEHIKPVWYYTPYYAMLRVVPNKLGGVLVMFSAIAILFLVPWLDKAKVKSVRYRGWISKVMLGVLAVCFIWLGVIGSGPGTDVHETYIGRVLTFLYFAFFITMPIWTKLDRTKPVPDRVTMHD, encoded by the coding sequence ATGGCCAACATTCTTTCCCGCACCGCCACCGGCGTGGCCGACTGGGTCAATGAGCGCGCGCCCGGCCTGATGCCGATGTACCGCAAGCATGTCAGCGAGTACTACGCGCCGAAGAACTTCAACATCTGGTACTACTTCGGCTCGCTCGCGCTGCTGATCCTGGTCAACCAGATATTGACCGGCATCTTCCTCACCATGCACTACAAGACCAGCGCCGCCGAGGCCTTCACCTCGGTGGAACTGACGATCATGCGTGACGTCGACTGGGGCTGGCTGATCCGCTACATGCACTCCACCGGGGCCTCGCTGTTCTTCATCGTGGTCTACCTGCACATGTTCCGCGGGCTGCTGTACGGCAGCTACAAGAAGCCGCGCGAGCTGGTCTGGATCCTGGGCATGCTGATCTACCTGGTGCTGATGGCCGAAGCCTTCATGGGCTATGTGCTGCCCTGGGGCCAGATGTCGTTCTGGGGCGCGAAGGTGATCATTTCGCTGTTCGGGGCGATTCCGGTGATCGGCAATGGTCTGACCGAATGGATCATGGGCGACTACCTGCCCAGTGACGCCACCGTCAACCGCTTCTTCGCCCTTCATGTGATCGCGCTGCCGCTGGTGCTGCTGCTGCTGGTGGTGCTGCATATCGGCGCATTGCACGAGGTGGGGTCCAACAACCCCGACGGGGTGGAGATCAAGAAGGGGCCGAAGGGCAACCGCTGGTCCGCCACGGCACCGGCCGATGGCATTCCGTTCCATCCGTATTACACGCTCAAGGATGCAGTGGGGGCCGGTTTCCTGCTCGTCATTGCCGCCTTCATCATCTTCTTCGCGCCGGGCTTTGGTGGCCTGTTCCTGGAGCACGACAACTTCACCGAAGCCAATCGCCTGGTGACCCCGGAACACATCAAGCCGGTGTGGTACTACACGCCGTACTACGCGATGTTGCGGGTGGTGCCGAACAAGCTGGGCGGCGTGCTGGTGATGTTCTCGGCCATCGCGATCCTGTTCCTGGTGCCCTGGCTGGACAAGGCCAAGGTCAAGTCGGTGCGCTATCGCGGCTGGATCTCCAAGGTCATGCTGGGGGTGCTGGCGGTGTGCTTCATCTGGCTGGGCGTGATCGGTTCCGGCCCGGGTACCGATGTGCACGAGACCTACATCGGCCGCGTGCTGACCTTCCTCTATTTCGCCTTCTTCATCACCATGCCGATATGGACCAAGCTGGACAGGACCAAACCGGTACCGGACCGGGTGACCATGCATGACTGA
- a CDS encoding 5-(carboxyamino)imidazole ribonucleotide synthase — MTRTVGILGGGQLARMMVLAGAPQGLRFELFDPAADACAGQLAPLQVAAFDDEAALAAFAAKVDVVTFDFENVPAHSARFLAERVPVYPNPDALAVAQDRLSEKTLFRELGIPLPPFADIRSRDELAARVGEFGLPCILKTRRLGYDGKGQFRLRREADIDAAWTALGAQVERTGLILEGFVAFDREVSVVAVRGRDGEFRAWPVTGNWHVDGVLSVSLAPAVLSPAQQQAAIGYARTLAERLDYVGVFALELFCRGDELLANEMAPRVHNSGHWTIEGSETSQFENHLRAVLGLPLGDTRMLGHACMLNWIGAMPDATAVLAQPGGHWHDYGKQPRDGRKVGHATLRNDDAAALAAGLEAVGKQLDRGDQVAPAADALRA; from the coding sequence ATGACCCGTACCGTCGGCATTCTGGGCGGCGGCCAGCTCGCCCGCATGATGGTGCTGGCCGGTGCGCCGCAGGGCCTGCGCTTCGAACTGTTCGACCCGGCGGCCGATGCCTGCGCCGGCCAGTTGGCCCCGCTGCAGGTGGCCGCGTTCGATGACGAAGCCGCCCTGGCCGCGTTTGCGGCAAAGGTGGACGTGGTCACCTTCGATTTCGAGAACGTGCCCGCGCACAGCGCCCGTTTCCTGGCCGAACGCGTGCCGGTGTATCCGAATCCGGACGCCCTGGCCGTGGCGCAGGACCGCCTGAGCGAGAAGACCCTGTTCCGCGAGCTGGGCATTCCACTGCCGCCGTTCGCCGACATCCGCAGCCGCGATGAGCTGGCCGCGCGGGTAGGGGAGTTCGGGCTGCCGTGCATCCTCAAGACCCGCCGCCTGGGCTACGACGGCAAGGGCCAGTTCCGTCTGCGCAGGGAAGCCGATATTGACGCGGCCTGGACCGCACTGGGTGCACAGGTCGAGCGCACCGGGCTGATCCTGGAAGGCTTCGTGGCCTTCGACCGCGAGGTCAGCGTGGTCGCCGTGCGCGGCCGTGACGGCGAGTTCCGCGCCTGGCCGGTCACCGGCAACTGGCATGTGGACGGCGTGCTGTCGGTCAGTCTGGCACCCGCCGTGTTGAGCCCGGCGCAGCAGCAGGCCGCCATCGGCTACGCCCGCACCCTGGCCGAGCGCCTGGACTATGTCGGCGTGTTCGCGCTGGAACTGTTCTGCCGCGGCGACGAACTGCTGGCCAACGAAATGGCGCCGCGCGTGCACAACTCCGGGCACTGGACCATCGAGGGCAGCGAAACCTCGCAGTTCGAAAACCACCTGCGCGCGGTGCTCGGCCTGCCGCTCGGCGACACCCGCATGCTCGGCCATGCCTGCATGCTCAACTGGATCGGTGCGATGCCCGACGCGACGGCGGTGCTGGCCCAGCCGGGCGGGCACTGGCACGACTACGGCAAGCAGCCGAGGGATGGCCGCAAGGTTGGCCACGCCACCCTGCGTAACGATGACGCCGCAGCGCTGGCCGCGGGGCTGGAAGCGGTGGGCAAGCAGCTGGATCGCGGCGATCAGGTAGCCCCGGCGGCTGACGCGCTGCGTGCCTGA
- the nadC gene encoding carboxylating nicotinate-nucleotide diphosphorylase — protein MSPALLPPGAAQVEADVARALAEDIGSGDVTAALLPDRPDRAYLLCKQDAVIAGRPWFDATHRALDPDVQIDWQVAEGDAVKAGTVLATLQGRNRSLVSAERTSLNFLQTLSGTATTTARYVAAVAGTGTRILDTRKTLPGLRVAQKYAVRCGGGDNHRLGLFDTVMLKENHIRAAGSLSAAVHAARAQWTQLPLVVEVEDLDQLREALAVGCDRILIDDFDADLRREAVKIAAGRIPLEVSGSVDLAGLRAIAEDGVDCISIGGLTKHVQAIDLSLKLGDPPKR, from the coding sequence ATGAGCCCTGCCCTGCTGCCGCCTGGGGCCGCACAGGTCGAGGCGGACGTGGCCCGCGCCCTGGCCGAGGACATCGGCAGCGGCGACGTCACCGCCGCCCTGCTGCCGGACCGGCCTGACCGCGCCTACCTGCTGTGCAAGCAGGACGCCGTGATCGCCGGTCGGCCATGGTTCGACGCCACCCACCGGGCGCTGGACCCCGATGTGCAGATCGACTGGCAGGTGGCCGAAGGTGATGCGGTAAAGGCCGGCACCGTGCTGGCGACCCTGCAGGGGCGCAACCGCAGTCTGGTCAGCGCCGAGCGCACCTCGCTCAATTTCCTGCAGACCCTGTCCGGTACCGCCACCACCACCGCGCGTTACGTGGCGGCCGTGGCTGGCACCGGTACGCGCATCCTGGACACCCGCAAGACCCTGCCCGGCCTGCGCGTCGCGCAGAAGTACGCCGTGCGCTGCGGCGGCGGTGACAACCATCGCCTGGGTCTGTTCGACACGGTGATGTTGAAGGAAAACCACATCCGCGCCGCCGGCTCGCTGAGCGCGGCGGTGCACGCCGCGCGTGCGCAGTGGACGCAGTTGCCGCTGGTGGTGGAAGTGGAAGACCTGGATCAGCTTCGCGAAGCGCTGGCGGTGGGCTGCGACCGGATTCTGATCGATGACTTCGATGCGGATCTGCGCCGCGAGGCGGTGAAGATCGCCGCCGGACGGATTCCGCTGGAGGTGTCCGGCAGTGTGGACCTGGCGGGATTGCGGGCGATTGCCGAGGACGGCGTGGACTGCATCTCGATTGGGGGCTTGACCAAGCATGTGCAGGCGATTGATCTGTCGTTGAAGCTGGGCGATCCGCCCAAGCGTTGA
- a CDS encoding DUF2272 domain-containing protein has product MRRMLLPACLLLAAAPITAAAAEVCDIPPRYGLSPLAVSIVRTACNEHRLWYRPFIDGEGRAANLGVSEAERLYLSDDGMPAWQRVVAYWRDSGTLGPMGSQPGATSCMQPFGTRYTDSDCRAFIIDNPWSAAFISWVMSRAGVPGFTRSPRHIDYIRAAYENSGPYRMTDPALEKPAPGDLLCYLRDRDETLSYAGLVQQLSGGKVENWKSHCEVVVAANMGGDHTLYLIGGNVMNTVAMRKLPLDRSGRIQLPPARSYGPYDIGCTPGREDECNFNRQDWAALLKLVASSPMGYTPAPVPASTPATQPSPLPAQPGTPATPTPQKPTFPRVVPPRPQQQPPQSPANPPPRTSP; this is encoded by the coding sequence ATGCGCCGGATGCTGTTGCCCGCCTGCCTGCTGCTCGCCGCCGCCCCCATTACCGCGGCAGCCGCTGAAGTCTGCGACATCCCGCCCCGCTATGGGCTGAGCCCGCTGGCCGTCAGCATCGTCCGCACCGCCTGCAACGAACACCGCCTGTGGTACCGCCCGTTCATTGACGGCGAAGGTCGGGCCGCCAATCTCGGCGTCAGCGAGGCCGAGCGCCTGTACCTGTCTGACGACGGCATGCCTGCGTGGCAACGCGTGGTCGCCTACTGGCGCGACAGCGGCACCTTGGGTCCGATGGGCAGCCAGCCCGGCGCGACCAGCTGCATGCAACCGTTCGGTACGCGCTACACCGACAGCGACTGCCGCGCCTTCATCATCGACAACCCGTGGTCGGCGGCCTTCATCTCCTGGGTGATGAGCCGCGCCGGCGTGCCGGGCTTTACCCGCTCCCCGCGCCACATCGATTACATCCGTGCGGCGTACGAGAACAGCGGGCCGTACCGGATGACCGACCCGGCGCTGGAAAAACCCGCGCCGGGCGACCTGCTGTGCTACCTGCGCGACCGCGACGAAACGCTGAGCTACGCCGGGCTGGTGCAGCAGCTCAGCGGGGGCAAGGTGGAGAACTGGAAATCGCATTGCGAGGTGGTGGTCGCGGCCAACATGGGCGGCGACCACACGCTGTACCTGATCGGCGGCAATGTCATGAATACGGTGGCGATGCGCAAGCTGCCACTGGATCGTAGCGGCCGCATCCAGCTGCCTCCGGCCCGATCCTACGGTCCGTATGACATCGGCTGCACACCCGGCCGCGAGGACGAGTGCAATTTCAATCGCCAGGATTGGGCGGCGCTGCTGAAGCTGGTGGCTTCCTCGCCCATGGGCTACACGCCGGCACCGGTGCCCGCTTCCACCCCGGCTACCCAGCCGTCACCCCTGCCCGCCCAGCCCGGCACGCCGGCAACCCCGACGCCGCAGAAGCCGACGTTCCCGCGCGTGGTTCCGCCGCGGCCGCAGCAGCAGCCTCCACAATCGCCTGCCAATCCGCCTCCGCGTACGTCGCCGTAA
- a CDS encoding Trm112 family protein — protein MDRKLLDLLVSPDARQPLSLLTAKGLEALNQAISAGSVTKADGSPQSQPLREALLTRDGKQVFRVDDGIPVLLAEEAIATAQIADFPAQ, from the coding sequence ATGGATCGCAAGCTGCTTGACCTGCTGGTGTCGCCGGACGCCCGCCAGCCCCTGTCCCTGCTCACCGCGAAGGGCCTGGAGGCCCTCAACCAGGCCATTTCGGCCGGGTCCGTGACCAAGGCCGACGGCAGCCCGCAGAGCCAGCCTCTGCGCGAAGCCCTGCTGACCCGCGACGGCAAGCAGGTATTCCGGGTCGACGACGGCATTCCGGTGCTGCTGGCCGAAGAAGCCATCGCCACCGCCCAGATCGCCGACTTCCCGGCGCAATGA
- a CDS encoding glutathione S-transferase N-terminal domain-containing protein, which produces MAASVRMRNTLTLFSSNDDVLCHRVRLVLAAKGVTYDFVPVDPQNPPEDLIDLNPYHSVPTLVERELVLYAASVVSEYLDERYPHPPLMPVDPLSRARIRLAMLRIEHDWVPQVQAIQLGNKTQAEAGRKRLKELLTSSVPLFKASKFFLNPEMSLADCAMAPIIWRLQSLDVALPKDGKAIEDYGNRIFRHPGFIRSLTDQEKKLRELPV; this is translated from the coding sequence ATGGCGGCGAGCGTACGCATGCGGAATACCCTGACGCTGTTTTCCTCGAACGATGATGTCCTGTGCCACCGCGTGCGCCTGGTGCTGGCCGCCAAAGGGGTCACCTATGATTTCGTGCCGGTCGACCCGCAGAACCCGCCGGAAGACCTGATCGATCTCAATCCGTACCATTCGGTACCCACCCTGGTGGAGCGCGAGCTGGTGCTGTACGCGGCTTCGGTGGTCAGCGAGTATCTGGATGAGCGCTATCCGCACCCGCCCTTGATGCCGGTGGACCCGCTGTCCCGCGCCCGCATCCGTCTGGCCATGCTGCGCATCGAGCATGACTGGGTGCCGCAGGTACAGGCGATCCAGCTGGGCAACAAGACCCAGGCCGAAGCCGGCCGAAAGCGCCTCAAGGAGCTGCTGACCAGCTCGGTGCCGCTGTTCAAGGCCAGCAAGTTCTTCCTGAATCCTGAAATGAGCCTGGCCGATTGCGCCATGGCTCCGATCATCTGGCGTCTGCAGTCGCTCGACGTCGCGCTGCCCAAGGATGGCAAGGCCATCGAGGACTACGGCAACCGCATCTTCCGTCACCCCGGCTTCATCCGCAGCCTGACCGACCAGGAAAAGAAGCTGCGCGAGTTACCTGTGTGA
- a CDS encoding lytic transglycosylase domain-containing protein gives MKGIVGTIAALALAALTALPASAGTLYKCVGDDGIPSYVSKRVPKATCSVVSNYRPDRSAPKRYIPPPTPAPAPAPTAVAATPAPTPAQADTAAASTAVTASAAPTQAATVLTAPSAPKASSKPGKVVSGQVYSYMKDGVRHYTSARPAQVASLGQVRTIRYSYIERCYACGANPGVNFGSVRLNTTAFQAEIAAAAREFGVEEAIVRAVIHAESAYNPTAVSRAGAQGLMQLMPPTARRFGVTDSYDAAQNIRGGVQYLSWLLKRFNGNLTLAAAGYNAGEGAVDRHGGVPPYSETQYYVKRVALLADRYRGAATQQ, from the coding sequence ATGAAGGGGATTGTGGGGACAATCGCTGCGCTGGCCTTGGCTGCGCTGACCGCTCTGCCGGCCAGTGCCGGCACCCTGTACAAGTGCGTCGGCGACGACGGCATCCCCAGCTACGTCAGCAAGCGCGTGCCAAAAGCGACCTGCAGCGTGGTCAGCAACTACCGCCCGGACCGCAGCGCGCCCAAGCGCTACATCCCGCCGCCGACTCCGGCCCCGGCTCCCGCTCCGACGGCAGTGGCGGCAACGCCGGCCCCGACCCCGGCCCAGGCCGACACCGCAGCCGCCAGCACGGCGGTCACCGCCAGCGCAGCGCCGACCCAGGCGGCGACCGTGCTGACCGCGCCCTCGGCCCCGAAAGCCAGCAGCAAGCCGGGCAAAGTGGTGTCCGGGCAGGTCTACTCCTATATGAAGGATGGCGTGCGCCACTACACCAGCGCCCGGCCGGCCCAGGTGGCCAGCTTGGGCCAGGTGCGCACCATCCGCTACAGCTACATCGAGCGCTGCTACGCCTGCGGGGCCAACCCGGGGGTGAACTTCGGTTCGGTGCGGCTCAACACCACCGCCTTCCAGGCCGAGATTGCCGCCGCCGCGCGCGAGTTCGGGGTCGAAGAGGCGATCGTGCGCGCCGTCATCCACGCCGAGTCGGCCTACAACCCCACGGCCGTCAGCCGTGCGGGCGCGCAGGGGCTGATGCAGCTGATGCCGCCCACCGCGCGTCGCTTCGGGGTCACCGATTCCTATGATGCGGCGCAAAACATCCGCGGTGGCGTGCAGTACCTGTCGTGGCTGCTCAAGCGCTTCAACGGCAACCTGACCCTGGCCGCAGCCGGCTACAACGCTGGCGAAGGCGCGGTTGACCGCCACGGTGGCGTGCCGCCGTACAGCGAGACGCAGTACTACGTGAAGCGCGTCGCACTCCTGGCCGACCGCTACCGCGGAGCTGCAACGCAGCAATAA
- a CDS encoding DUF3301 domain-containing protein — MPSLILLMIAGAFAYAFWNSSRAAAERAIELGRNACRAADVQWLDQAVHASSIRVCRKDNGWLGWERTYRFEYSHDGIDRHTGRMVLRGDQLVAFVGPSAARISEIRQSPDTRGAEDV, encoded by the coding sequence ATGCCCAGCTTGATCCTGTTGATGATTGCCGGCGCGTTTGCCTACGCCTTCTGGAATTCCTCGCGGGCGGCGGCCGAGCGCGCCATCGAGCTGGGCCGCAATGCCTGCCGCGCTGCCGATGTGCAGTGGCTGGACCAGGCCGTGCATGCCAGCAGTATCCGGGTGTGCCGCAAGGACAACGGCTGGCTGGGCTGGGAGCGTACTTACCGGTTCGAGTACTCGCATGACGGCATAGACCGTCATACCGGGCGCATGGTGCTGCGCGGCGACCAGCTGGTGGCGTTCGTGGGGCCCTCGGCCGCACGCATCAGCGAAATCCGGCAGTCGCCGGATACGCGGGGCGCGGAGGACGTGTAA
- the miaB gene encoding tRNA (N6-isopentenyl adenosine(37)-C2)-methylthiotransferase MiaB yields MTGTPASPSEPVARPDLIPLPGSRPQVNGPVRGKLYIKTHGCQMNEYDSTKMADVLAAEEGLELTDDPAEADVLLMNTCSIREKAQEKVFSQLGYWKALKNNGRGVIIGVGGCVASQEGEAIIKRAPHVDLVFGPQTLHRLPELIRQRRESGKSQVDISFPEIEKFDRLPEPRAEGGSAFVSIMEGCSKYCSFCVVPYTRGTEVSRPFEDVVVEVAQLASQGVREINLLGQNVNAYRGPYGDGEFADLGLLIRTIAEIDGVDRIRFTTSHPLEFSDSLVDAYRDVPQLANFLHLPVQAGSDRVLSAMKRGYTALEFKAKIRKLRAVRPDISISSDFIVGFPGETEADFEKTMKLIEDVGFDQSFSFIYSRRPGTPAADLEDTISDAEKHARLSRLQARINEQAAAISQAMVGTVQTVLVEGPSRKDPNELTGKTENMRSVNFAGKMRLVGQLVDVEITEAYSNSLRGRLVVA; encoded by the coding sequence ATGACCGGGACGCCAGCGTCACCCTCCGAACCCGTTGCCCGCCCCGATCTGATCCCCCTGCCCGGCTCCCGCCCGCAGGTGAATGGCCCGGTGCGCGGCAAGCTGTACATCAAGACCCACGGCTGTCAGATGAACGAGTACGACTCGACCAAGATGGCCGACGTGCTCGCCGCCGAGGAGGGCCTGGAACTTACCGACGACCCGGCCGAAGCCGACGTGCTGCTGATGAACACCTGTTCCATCCGCGAAAAGGCGCAGGAGAAGGTGTTCAGCCAGCTCGGCTACTGGAAGGCGCTGAAGAACAACGGCCGCGGCGTGATCATCGGCGTGGGCGGCTGCGTGGCCTCGCAGGAAGGCGAGGCGATCATCAAGCGCGCCCCGCACGTGGACCTGGTGTTTGGACCGCAGACCCTGCATCGCCTGCCGGAGCTGATCCGCCAGCGGCGTGAATCGGGCAAGTCGCAGGTCGACATCAGCTTCCCGGAAATCGAAAAGTTCGACCGCCTGCCCGAGCCGCGCGCCGAAGGCGGCTCCGCCTTTGTCTCGATCATGGAAGGCTGCTCCAAGTACTGCTCGTTCTGCGTGGTGCCCTACACCCGCGGCACGGAAGTCAGCCGTCCGTTCGAGGACGTGGTGGTGGAAGTAGCACAGCTGGCCAGCCAGGGCGTGCGCGAGATCAACCTGCTCGGCCAGAACGTCAACGCCTACCGCGGTCCGTATGGCGACGGCGAATTCGCCGACCTCGGCCTGCTGATCCGCACGATCGCGGAGATTGACGGCGTGGACCGCATCCGCTTCACCACCTCGCACCCGCTGGAGTTCAGCGACTCGCTGGTGGACGCTTACCGCGACGTGCCGCAGCTGGCCAACTTCCTGCATCTGCCGGTGCAGGCGGGCAGCGACCGCGTGCTGTCGGCGATGAAGCGCGGCTACACCGCGCTGGAGTTCAAGGCCAAGATCCGCAAGCTGCGCGCGGTTCGCCCGGACATTTCGATCAGCTCGGACTTCATTGTCGGCTTCCCCGGCGAAACCGAGGCCGATTTCGAGAAGACCATGAAGCTGATCGAAGACGTGGGCTTCGACCAGAGCTTCTCGTTCATCTATTCGCGTCGCCCCGGCACCCCGGCCGCGGACCTGGAAGACACGATCAGCGATGCGGAAAAGCACGCGCGGCTGTCGCGCCTGCAGGCCCGGATCAACGAGCAGGCGGCGGCGATTTCGCAGGCCATGGTCGGCACCGTGCAGACCGTGCTGGTGGAAGGGCCGTCGCGCAAGGATCCGAACGAGCTGACCGGCAAGACCGAGAACATGCGTTCGGTGAATTTCGCCGGGAAGATGCGCCTGGTGGGGCAGCTGGTGGATGTTGAGATCACCGAGGCGTACAGCAATTCGCTGCGTGGGCGGTTGGTGGTCGCCTGA